The following are from one region of the Salinirussus salinus genome:
- a CDS encoding bacterio-opsin activator domain-containing protein, protein MPADVGDAGDRTVSSVERLELLAERVEERLVDATSRAGVDRTVRDTVGSAGPVEFVAVFCYDDREFTFRTAAGVDEETATSLVPTEGPSPGLLAVGRERTQVADPRGENSPTAWRSLAEERGVGTLAFVPVAHRGEVYRLLVVGDARRDAYGVHERDALDGLGAAVGRTIGSLQHRKRERTLEFLQAAAERLESAETAGTVYETAVEVATDVLDVEAVGVFRFDPEKNVLEPATVTALLREFYGDTLTFGPGNGDAQVWQAYATGETRTFDYLAEADRLANPDTDARSAVFVPLNEHGVLVAASRTPGTFNTRERTLVDLLASTATSALERVAHERAAREREATLSRQASRLERVEVAGRLVREVNRVLVRARSRAELEEMVCRRLTDEAFAFAWIGSVPPDGDRVEPRAWAGDGAGYLDDAPLELNGGVGEPAARAAGGEATCVDVTDHLQRSEWARAAAERGFQSACAVPLTDRGVQYGALAVYATDPGAFAEMGETLVNLGETVGYGINVAEARQGVLADRSTELELRIPGGEGFMNLVAATAGEPVSYYELTPDATGSTRLVFALTDPPVEELHALEAGSVAVESLTEVNSGAEYVFRVTVAEGSVAATLLSCGAIPEDVVAHPGETTATVRLPQERDIREFVARVSDHYPGTELLARQEVDGPARTRRSFGTDVDAALTDRQLEVLRTAYESGFFESPRETTGSELAELLGVSQPTVTRHLREGQRRVFALLFDDPAGTAR, encoded by the coding sequence ATGCCAGCAGACGTAGGCGACGCCGGCGACCGGACGGTCTCGTCGGTCGAGCGCCTGGAGTTGCTCGCAGAGCGGGTCGAGGAACGGCTCGTGGACGCGACGAGTCGGGCAGGAGTCGACCGGACGGTCCGTGACACCGTCGGAAGCGCCGGACCCGTCGAATTCGTGGCCGTCTTCTGCTACGACGACCGCGAGTTCACGTTCCGGACGGCGGCGGGGGTCGACGAGGAGACTGCCACGAGCCTCGTGCCCACCGAGGGTCCCAGCCCCGGCCTGCTCGCGGTCGGGCGCGAGCGCACGCAGGTCGCCGACCCCCGCGGGGAGAACTCCCCCACAGCCTGGCGGAGTCTCGCCGAGGAACGCGGGGTCGGAACCCTCGCGTTCGTCCCCGTCGCCCACCGGGGCGAAGTCTACCGCCTCCTGGTCGTCGGCGACGCCCGCCGGGACGCCTACGGAGTCCACGAGCGGGACGCGCTCGACGGGCTCGGGGCGGCGGTCGGACGGACCATCGGCTCGCTCCAGCACCGCAAACGCGAGCGAACGCTCGAGTTCCTGCAGGCGGCCGCCGAGCGGCTCGAAAGTGCGGAGACCGCCGGGACAGTCTACGAGACGGCGGTCGAAGTCGCGACGGACGTGCTGGACGTCGAGGCCGTCGGCGTCTTCCGGTTCGACCCCGAAAAGAACGTCCTCGAACCGGCGACCGTCACCGCCCTCCTCAGGGAGTTTTACGGCGACACGCTGACGTTCGGTCCGGGGAACGGCGACGCTCAGGTCTGGCAGGCCTACGCGACCGGCGAGACCCGGACGTTCGACTACCTCGCGGAGGCCGACCGGCTCGCGAACCCCGACACCGACGCCCGGAGCGCCGTCTTCGTGCCGCTCAACGAGCACGGCGTCCTCGTCGCTGCCTCGCGGACCCCTGGTACCTTCAACACCCGCGAGCGGACGCTGGTGGACCTGCTCGCCTCGACCGCGACGAGTGCGCTGGAGCGGGTGGCACACGAGCGGGCCGCGCGCGAGCGGGAGGCGACACTCTCCCGGCAGGCGAGCCGTCTGGAGCGGGTCGAGGTGGCCGGCCGGCTCGTCCGGGAGGTGAACCGGGTTCTCGTCCGCGCCCGCTCGCGCGCCGAACTGGAGGAGATGGTCTGCCGGCGGCTGACCGACGAGGCCTTCGCGTTCGCCTGGATCGGCTCGGTCCCGCCCGACGGCGACCGGGTCGAACCCCGGGCCTGGGCCGGTGACGGCGCCGGCTACCTCGACGACGCTCCGCTTGAGCTGAACGGGGGGGTCGGTGAACCGGCCGCGCGGGCGGCAGGCGGGGAAGCGACCTGCGTCGACGTGACCGACCACCTCCAGCGCAGCGAGTGGGCGCGGGCGGCGGCCGAGCGGGGGTTCCAGTCGGCGTGTGCGGTCCCGCTGACCGACCGCGGGGTCCAGTACGGCGCGTTGGCTGTCTACGCGACCGACCCCGGCGCCTTCGCCGAGATGGGGGAGACGCTCGTGAACCTCGGCGAGACCGTCGGCTACGGGATCAACGTCGCCGAGGCCCGGCAGGGTGTCCTCGCCGACCGGAGCACGGAGCTGGAGTTGCGGATCCCGGGCGGGGAGGGGTTCATGAATCTCGTGGCGGCGACGGCCGGCGAGCCGGTGAGCTACTACGAGCTGACGCCGGATGCGACTGGGTCGACCCGGCTCGTCTTCGCGCTGACCGACCCGCCGGTCGAGGAGCTTCACGCCCTCGAGGCCGGCTCCGTCGCCGTCGAGTCACTGACCGAGGTGAACAGTGGGGCGGAGTACGTGTTCCGGGTGACCGTCGCCGAGGGGAGCGTGGCGGCGACACTCCTCTCCTGTGGCGCCATCCCCGAGGACGTGGTCGCTCACCCCGGGGAGACCACGGCGACCGTCAGACTCCCACAGGAGCGGGATATCCGGGAGTTTGTCGCCCGGGTGAGCGACCACTACCCCGGGACGGAGCTACTCGCGCGCCAGGAGGTCGACGGCCCGGCCCGGACGCGCCGTAGCTTCGGGACCGACGTCGACGCCGCGCTGACCGACCGCCAGCTCGAGGTCCTGAGAACCGCATACGAGAGTGGCTTCTTCGAGTCGCCCCGCGAGACGACGGGTTCGGAGCTGGCCGAGCTGCTCGGGGTCTCGCAGCCGACGGTCACCCGACACCTCCGGGAGGGCCAGCGCCGCGTGTTCGCGCTCCTGTTCGACGACCCGGCCGGGACGGCGCGCTGA
- a CDS encoding metalloprotease has protein sequence MRFSRRELRDFAAAWLALTVAFALFFNRGLLRGLLAGFVQPDVLLRIAAESLVVVGTGFLLHELAHKVAAVRFGQAAEFRADYSMLGLAVVSALAGFLFAAPGAVHHRGRITPRENGLIALAGPAVNAILAAGFLAVALLADGLVGAVGNLGFVVNILLAGFNMIPFGPLDGRTVLDWSTPVFAVSFALTAGVAAVVLFGPLLPAL, from the coding sequence ATCCGCTTCTCGCGGCGTGAACTCCGGGATTTCGCCGCCGCCTGGCTCGCGCTGACCGTCGCCTTCGCGCTCTTTTTCAACCGCGGGCTGCTCCGCGGGCTGCTCGCCGGCTTCGTCCAGCCGGACGTGCTCCTCCGGATCGCCGCCGAGAGCCTGGTCGTCGTCGGCACCGGCTTCCTGTTGCACGAACTCGCCCACAAGGTGGCCGCGGTCCGCTTCGGCCAGGCCGCCGAGTTCCGTGCCGACTACAGCATGCTCGGGCTGGCGGTGGTCTCGGCGCTGGCGGGCTTCCTGTTCGCCGCGCCCGGTGCCGTCCACCACCGCGGCCGCATCACCCCCCGGGAGAACGGCCTCATCGCACTTGCCGGTCCCGCGGTCAACGCGATTCTCGCCGCCGGGTTCCTGGCGGTCGCCCTCCTCGCCGACGGGCTCGTCGGTGCCGTCGGGAACCTCGGCTTCGTCGTCAACATCCTGCTCGCGGGGTTCAACATGATCCCCTTCGGCCCCCTGGACGGGCGGACGGTCCTCGACTGGAGCACGCCGGTCTTCGCAGTCAGTTTCGCGCTCACTGCCGGCGTGGCGGCGGTCGTCCTGTTCGGACCGCTCCTCCCGGCCCTGTAG
- a CDS encoding TraB/GumN family protein gives MRPPGDGKGSVTVVGTAHVSEESVREVEETIDRERPDVVAVELDESRYRRLKGGEPDDIDPKDLIRGRTVFQFIAYWLLSYIQAKLGERFDVEPGADMMAAVDTAERLGLGVALVDRDIQLTVRRFWSRLRFREKAGLFATLLVGTVGPVTAGLGVGFAVGTFLALPAEILAGPLLVPPLSVGVPVVGGLVGLGATVVDLLLVAGVVAAVVGVPLVLVFSALGDTGTDYGELEMEELTDTDVVSAMMEEFRRLSPGGAEALIDERDAYIAHRLVALREAGYHVVAVVGAGHREGIEGYLANPETLPPAASLTGEPSSSRWKSALYTAVGSLFTLGFLAFFVLLAIAGVRQGYLLTLFGVWFLVNGIVAAGLALAAGAHWPSAAVGGAVAWLTSVNPLLAPGWFAGYVELRYLDISVGDIGRLNDLLADEEKPLADLFRSMKQVPLFRLILVVAMTNIGSFVASILFATVLLPYLSADIGGLDALAGLMIEGAQRSAEAIWGALT, from the coding sequence ATGCGGCCGCCCGGCGACGGGAAGGGGTCGGTGACGGTCGTCGGCACCGCCCACGTCTCCGAGGAGAGCGTCCGGGAGGTCGAGGAGACCATCGATCGCGAGCGGCCGGACGTCGTCGCAGTGGAACTCGACGAGTCCCGCTACCGCCGGCTGAAAGGCGGCGAGCCCGACGACATCGACCCGAAAGACCTCATCCGCGGCCGGACCGTCTTCCAGTTCATCGCCTACTGGCTGCTCTCCTACATCCAGGCGAAACTCGGCGAGCGCTTCGACGTCGAGCCCGGCGCGGACATGATGGCCGCCGTCGACACCGCCGAGCGGCTGGGGCTGGGGGTCGCGCTCGTCGACCGCGACATCCAGCTGACCGTCAGGCGGTTCTGGTCACGACTGCGCTTTCGCGAGAAGGCCGGCCTGTTCGCGACCCTCCTGGTCGGCACTGTCGGCCCCGTCACCGCCGGGCTGGGTGTCGGGTTCGCGGTCGGGACCTTCCTCGCACTCCCCGCGGAGATCCTGGCCGGGCCGCTGCTCGTTCCGCCGCTGAGTGTCGGCGTTCCGGTGGTCGGCGGGCTCGTCGGACTGGGCGCGACCGTCGTCGACCTGTTGCTGGTCGCCGGCGTGGTCGCCGCCGTCGTCGGGGTTCCGCTGGTGCTCGTCTTCTCTGCGCTCGGCGACACGGGCACCGACTACGGCGAACTGGAGATGGAGGAGCTGACCGACACTGATGTGGTGTCGGCGATGATGGAGGAGTTCCGGCGGCTCTCGCCGGGCGGGGCGGAGGCGCTGATCGACGAACGGGACGCCTACATCGCCCACCGACTGGTGGCGCTCCGGGAGGCCGGCTACCACGTGGTGGCCGTGGTCGGGGCGGGTCACCGCGAGGGGATCGAGGGGTATCTCGCGAACCCGGAGACGCTGCCGCCGGCGGCGTCGCTGACCGGGGAACCGTCCTCCTCGCGGTGGAAGAGCGCCCTCTACACCGCCGTCGGCTCGCTGTTCACGCTCGGCTTTCTGGCCTTTTTCGTCCTGCTCGCCATCGCCGGCGTCCGCCAGGGGTACCTGCTCACCCTCTTTGGCGTGTGGTTTCTGGTCAACGGTATCGTCGCCGCGGGGCTGGCGCTGGCTGCGGGTGCCCACTGGCCGAGCGCGGCCGTGGGCGGGGCGGTCGCGTGGCTCACGAGCGTCAACCCCCTGCTCGCGCCGGGGTGGTTCGCCGGCTACGTCGAACTCCGATACCTGGACATCAGCGTCGGCGACATCGGCCGGCTCAACGACCTGCTGGCCGACGAGGAGAAGCCGCTGGCCGACCTGTTCCGGTCGATGAAGCAGGTCCCCCTCTTCCGGCTCATCCTCGTCGTCGCGATGACCAACATCGGTAGCTTCGTGGCGAGCATCCTCTTTGCCACCGTCCTCCTCCCCTACCTCTCGGCCGACATCGGCGGGCTCGACGCGCTGGCCGGGCTGATGATAGAGGGGGCCCAGCGCAGCGCCGAGGCCATCTGGGGGGCGCTGACGTGA
- a CDS encoding DUF7117 family protein has protein sequence MEIRGERECTDCGERWSYYETGEIQCPACGSVRSVGVGERAEHTGGAVELDLSEVRNAVDTASTDELARRAGEASAEYVRRAGFVHAGRLEPLDDTYLAAAELRRVGAELARRMRVDDAAELYLLELLRTADSGERPDPEEVPAGLRAGRGLAVAAAADAYVSDLRRVYDDPDREVSRVLSGVRAERKRVEALDGDVEPERAERVVRALRDLHAYLEADDETALARAQERV, from the coding sequence ATGGAGATACGCGGCGAGCGCGAGTGTACCGACTGTGGCGAGCGCTGGTCGTACTACGAGACCGGGGAGATACAGTGTCCGGCGTGTGGCTCGGTCAGAAGCGTCGGCGTCGGCGAGCGCGCCGAGCACACCGGCGGCGCGGTCGAACTCGACCTGAGTGAGGTGCGAAACGCGGTCGACACCGCCTCGACCGACGAGCTGGCACGGCGAGCCGGCGAGGCGTCTGCCGAGTACGTCCGTCGGGCGGGGTTCGTCCACGCCGGCCGGCTGGAGCCGCTCGACGACACGTATCTGGCGGCGGCGGAGCTGCGGCGGGTCGGGGCCGAACTCGCGCGCCGGATGCGGGTCGACGACGCGGCGGAGCTGTACCTGCTGGAGCTGCTGCGGACCGCCGACAGCGGCGAGCGCCCCGACCCGGAGGAGGTGCCCGCGGGGCTGCGCGCCGGGCGCGGGCTGGCGGTCGCGGCCGCGGCGGACGCCTACGTGAGCGACCTCCGGCGGGTGTACGACGACCCGGACCGCGAGGTGAGCCGGGTGCTCTCGGGAGTCCGCGCCGAGCGCAAGCGTGTCGAGGCGCTCGACGGCGACGTCGAGCCCGAGCGTGCGGAGCGGGTCGTCCGTGCGCTCCGTGACCTGCACGCTTACCTCGAGGCGGACGACGAGACGGCCCTCGCGCGGGCGCAGGAACGGGTCTGA
- a CDS encoding PadR family transcriptional regulator, producing MYDLTGFQRDLLYVIAGKEEPHGLAIKDELEEYYEKEIHHGRLYPNLDTLVDKGLVEKGQRDRRTNFYSLTRRGTREIEARREWEDQYVEM from the coding sequence ATGTACGACCTGACAGGCTTCCAGCGCGACCTGCTGTACGTCATCGCCGGGAAGGAGGAGCCCCACGGGCTGGCGATCAAGGACGAACTCGAGGAGTACTACGAGAAGGAGATCCACCACGGGCGGCTGTATCCCAACCTCGACACGCTGGTCGACAAGGGGCTCGTGGAGAAGGGCCAGCGCGACCGACGAACCAACTTCTACAGCCTGACGCGCCGGGGCACCCGCGAGATCGAGGCCCGCCGCGAGTGGGAAGACCAGTACGTCGAGATGTAG
- a CDS encoding tetrahydrofolate dehydrogenase/cyclohydrolase catalytic domain-containing protein, protein MTEILDGEALAAEVREGLVAAIERLADAGARPTLATVLMSEDPASETYVSMKQDDCAEVGIEARDIGIDPDAPAAELYDTIDDLNADPEVNGILVQMPVPDHVDKRRVLRRIDPAKDVDGFHPENVGRLVAGDARFKPCTPHGIQKLLAAAGVDPEGKDAVVVGRSDIVGKPMANLLMQKTAGGNATVTVCHSRTDDLAAKTRGADILVAAAGAPEMIDGDMLSEGVVVVDVGVNRVDADTEKGYELVGDVDFESAREKARAITPVPGGVGPMTRAMLLYNTVKATAQDAGVEVDLP, encoded by the coding sequence ATGACGGAGATACTTGACGGCGAGGCGCTCGCCGCGGAGGTCAGGGAGGGGCTCGTGGCGGCCATCGAGCGCCTGGCCGACGCCGGGGCCCGGCCGACGCTTGCGACGGTGCTGATGAGCGAGGACCCCGCCAGCGAGACCTACGTCTCGATGAAACAGGACGACTGCGCGGAGGTGGGGATCGAGGCCCGCGACATCGGGATCGACCCCGACGCGCCCGCCGCGGAGCTATACGATACCATCGACGACCTGAACGCAGACCCCGAAGTGAACGGGATTCTCGTCCAGATGCCCGTCCCCGACCACGTCGACAAGCGCCGCGTCCTCCGTCGGATCGACCCCGCGAAGGACGTCGACGGCTTCCACCCCGAGAACGTCGGCCGGCTGGTCGCGGGCGACGCCCGGTTCAAGCCCTGTACGCCCCACGGCATCCAGAAGCTGCTGGCAGCGGCCGGCGTCGACCCCGAGGGGAAAGACGCCGTCGTCGTCGGGCGCTCTGACATCGTCGGCAAGCCGATGGCGAACCTCCTGATGCAGAAGACCGCCGGCGGCAACGCCACGGTGACCGTCTGTCACTCCCGGACCGACGACCTGGCCGCGAAGACCCGCGGTGCGGACATCCTCGTCGCTGCCGCCGGCGCCCCGGAGATGATAGACGGCGACATGCTCAGCGAAGGGGTCGTGGTGGTCGACGTCGGCGTCAACCGCGTCGATGCCGACACCGAGAAGGGGTACGAACTCGTCGGGGACGTCGACTTCGAGAGCGCACGTGAGAAAGCGCGCGCCATCACGCCCGTCCCGGGCGGCGTGGGGCCGATGACCCGCGCGATGCTGCTGTACAACACGGTGAAGGCGACCGCCCAGGACGCGGGCGTCGAGGTCGACCTGCCCTGA